Proteins from a single region of Streptomyces sp. Tu 3180:
- a CDS encoding GlsB/YeaQ/YmgE family stress response membrane protein: protein MGWLWAIIVGLVLGLIAKAVIPGKQHLPLWLTVILGMIGGIAGNAIARSAGVDATSGIDWWRHIFQLAAAIILVGLGDAAYTAARGGKRRA, encoded by the coding sequence ATGGGCTGGTTGTGGGCGATCATCGTGGGACTCGTGCTCGGTCTGATCGCCAAGGCGGTGATCCCGGGCAAGCAGCACCTGCCCCTGTGGCTGACCGTCATCCTGGGCATGATCGGCGGCATCGCCGGCAACGCCATCGCACGGTCGGCGGGCGTCGACGCCACCTCGGGCATCGACTGGTGGCGGCACATCTTCCAACTGGCGGCCGCGATCATCCTCGTCGGCCTGGGCGACGCCGCCTACACGGCGGCCCGAGGGGGCAAACGCCGGGCATGA
- a CDS encoding DUF3099 domain-containing protein produces the protein MRKQHGGGSVQVFRITGARAGLQEDVRGRQRRYVISMAVRTVSVILAATLWNVERHVAIVALVLGAVLPYVAVVIANAGRENAPSLPSTFVTTPVKPMIAPPRTNDGAAESDPEDVASGPVTGARTERPERS, from the coding sequence ATGCGGAAGCAGCATGGCGGCGGCAGCGTCCAGGTGTTCCGGATCACCGGCGCCCGGGCGGGCCTCCAGGAGGACGTGCGCGGGCGGCAGCGCCGCTACGTGATCTCGATGGCCGTCCGTACGGTCTCGGTCATCCTCGCGGCCACGCTCTGGAACGTGGAACGGCATGTCGCGATCGTGGCCCTGGTCCTGGGGGCGGTGCTGCCGTACGTCGCGGTGGTGATCGCCAACGCGGGGCGCGAGAACGCGCCGTCGTTGCCGTCGACGTTCGTGACGACGCCGGTGAAGCCGATGATCGCGCCGCCGCGGACGAATGACGGTGCCGCGGAATCCGACCCGGAAGATGTGGCGTCCGGGCCCGTGACGGGCGCACGAACGGAGCGGCCCGAGCGGTCGTGA
- the moaA gene encoding GTP 3',8-cyclase MoaA, whose translation MLIDTYGRVATDLRVSLTDRCNLRCTYCMPEEGLQWLAKPDLLTDDEIVRLIRVAVTSLGVQEVRFTGGEPLLRPGLVGIVERVAALEPRPQTSLTTNGIGLKRTAPALKEAGLDRVNVSLDTLRPDVFKALTRRDRHRDVLDGLSAAREAGLVPVKVNSVLMPGLNDDEAPDLLAWAVEHDYELRFIEQMPLDAQHGWKRDGMITAGDILTSLRTRFELTPEGDEARGSAPAERWLVDGGPHRVGVIASVTRPFCRACDRTRLTADGQVRTCLFATEETDLRAALRSGAPDEEIARIWKLAMWGKKAGAGLDDPSFVQPDRPMSAIGG comes from the coding sequence GTGCTCATCGACACCTACGGCCGGGTGGCCACCGACCTGAGGGTCTCGCTGACCGACCGGTGCAATCTGCGGTGCACCTACTGCATGCCCGAGGAGGGCCTGCAGTGGCTGGCCAAGCCCGACCTGCTCACGGACGACGAGATCGTCCGCCTCATCCGCGTCGCCGTCACCTCCCTCGGCGTCCAGGAGGTCCGCTTCACCGGCGGCGAGCCGCTGCTGCGCCCCGGCCTGGTCGGCATCGTCGAGCGCGTCGCCGCCCTCGAGCCCCGCCCGCAGACGTCCCTCACCACCAACGGCATCGGGCTGAAGCGCACCGCGCCCGCCCTGAAGGAGGCGGGCCTGGACCGGGTCAACGTCTCCCTCGACACGCTCCGCCCGGACGTCTTCAAGGCCCTCACCCGCCGCGACCGCCACCGGGACGTCCTCGACGGCCTGTCCGCGGCCCGCGAGGCCGGGCTGGTCCCGGTGAAGGTCAACTCGGTCCTGATGCCGGGGCTCAACGACGACGAGGCCCCCGACCTCCTCGCCTGGGCCGTGGAACACGACTACGAGCTGCGCTTCATCGAGCAGATGCCCCTGGACGCCCAGCACGGCTGGAAGCGCGACGGCATGATCACCGCGGGCGACATCCTCACCTCCCTGCGCACCCGCTTCGAGCTGACCCCCGAGGGCGACGAGGCCCGCGGCTCCGCCCCGGCCGAGCGCTGGCTGGTCGACGGCGGCCCCCACCGCGTCGGCGTCATCGCCTCCGTCACCCGCCCCTTCTGCCGCGCCTGCGACCGCACCCGCCTCACGGCCGACGGACAGGTCCGCACCTGCCTGTTCGCCACCGAGGAGACGGACCTGCGCGCCGCCCTGCGCTCCGGCGCCCCCGACGAGGAGATCGCCCGCATCTGGAAGCTGGCCATGTGGGGCAAGAAGGCGGGCGCGGGCCTGGACGACCCGTCCTTCGTCCAGCCCGACCGCCCGATGTCGGCCATCGGCGGCTGA
- a CDS encoding cation acetate symporter, whose product MSPAITHVQLAANEASEHRPLIITLFALFVLATLGITVWAGRQTKDAADFYAGGRQFSAFQNGLAVSGDYMSAASFLGIAGAIALFGYDGFLYSIGFLVAWLVALLLVAEPLRNSGRYTMGDVLAYRMRQRPVRTAAGTSTIVVSIFYLLAQMAGAGVLVSLLLGITSDAGKILIVALVGLLMIVYVSIGGMKGTTWVQMVKAVLLIGGTLLITFLVLLKFNFNISDLLGKAAENSGKGAAFLEPGLQYGATGTSKLDFISLGIALVLGTAGLPHILIRFYTVPNAKAARKSVNWAIGIIGGFYLMTIALGFGAAALISQDEIIASNPSGNTAAPLLALHLGGVDSAWGAILLATISAVAFATILAVVAGLTLASSSSFAHDIYANVIRKGKATEKEEMRAARWATVFIGIVSIALGALARDLNVAGLVALAFAVAASANLPTILYSLFWKRFTTQGALWSIYGGLVVAVGLVLFSPVVSGDPKAMFPDVDFAWFPLKNPGLISIPFGFLMGWLGTVLSKEEPDARKYAELEVRSLTGTGAH is encoded by the coding sequence ATGAGCCCCGCGATCACCCATGTCCAGCTCGCCGCGAACGAGGCCAGCGAACACCGGCCGCTCATCATCACGCTGTTCGCCCTGTTCGTCCTCGCGACCCTCGGCATCACCGTCTGGGCCGGCCGCCAGACCAAGGACGCCGCCGACTTCTACGCGGGCGGGCGCCAGTTCAGCGCCTTCCAGAACGGGCTCGCGGTCTCCGGCGACTACATGTCGGCCGCGTCCTTCCTCGGCATCGCGGGCGCCATCGCCCTCTTCGGCTACGACGGCTTCCTCTACTCCATCGGCTTCCTGGTCGCCTGGCTCGTGGCGCTCCTCCTGGTCGCCGAGCCGCTGCGGAACTCCGGCCGCTACACCATGGGCGACGTCCTCGCCTACCGCATGCGCCAGCGCCCCGTGCGCACCGCGGCCGGCACCTCCACCATCGTCGTGTCGATCTTCTACCTGCTGGCCCAGATGGCGGGCGCGGGCGTCCTCGTCTCGCTGCTGCTCGGCATCACCTCCGACGCCGGCAAGATCCTCATCGTCGCCCTGGTCGGCCTCCTGATGATCGTGTACGTCTCCATCGGCGGCATGAAGGGCACCACCTGGGTCCAGATGGTCAAGGCCGTGCTGCTCATCGGCGGCACCCTCCTGATCACCTTCCTGGTGCTGCTGAAGTTCAACTTCAACATCTCCGACCTGCTGGGCAAGGCCGCCGAGAACAGCGGCAAGGGCGCGGCCTTCCTGGAGCCCGGCCTCCAGTACGGCGCGACCGGCACCTCCAAGCTGGACTTCATCTCCCTGGGCATCGCCCTGGTGCTCGGCACCGCCGGCCTGCCGCACATCCTCATCCGCTTCTACACGGTGCCCAACGCCAAGGCCGCCCGTAAGTCCGTGAACTGGGCCATCGGCATCATCGGCGGCTTCTACCTGATGACCATCGCGCTCGGCTTCGGCGCCGCCGCGCTGATCTCCCAGGACGAGATCATCGCCTCGAACCCGTCCGGCAACACGGCCGCCCCGCTGCTCGCCCTGCACCTGGGCGGCGTCGACTCCGCCTGGGGCGCGATCCTGCTGGCCACCATCTCGGCGGTCGCCTTCGCGACGATCCTCGCCGTGGTCGCCGGACTCACCCTCGCCTCGTCGTCCTCCTTCGCGCACGACATCTACGCCAACGTCATCCGCAAGGGGAAGGCCACCGAGAAGGAGGAGATGAGGGCGGCCCGCTGGGCGACCGTCTTCATCGGCATCGTCTCCATCGCGCTGGGCGCCCTCGCCCGCGACCTCAACGTGGCCGGCCTGGTCGCGCTGGCCTTCGCGGTCGCCGCGTCCGCCAACCTGCCGACCATCCTCTACAGCCTGTTCTGGAAGCGGTTCACCACCCAGGGCGCGCTGTGGTCGATCTACGGCGGTCTCGTCGTCGCCGTCGGCCTGGTGCTGTTCTCGCCCGTGGTCTCCGGCGACCCCAAGGCGATGTTCCCGGACGTCGACTTCGCCTGGTTCCCGCTGAAGAACCCGGGTCTCATCTCCATCCCGTTCGGCTTCCTGATGGGCTGGCTCGGCACCGTCCTGTCCAAGGAGGAGCCCGACGCCAGGAAGTACGCGGAGCTGGAGGTCCGGTCGCTGACCGGTACCGGCGCCCACTGA
- a CDS encoding DUF485 domain-containing protein, with the protein MAAEAPPPSTEQRKLPTPEEFTEVQESAEFGELRRSYRSFAFPLTVAFIAWYLLYVLLSNYAGDFMGAKLFGNINVAFVFGVLQFVTTFLIAWWYSRHAAAELDPKAEAIKTRMEGGA; encoded by the coding sequence GTGGCCGCCGAAGCACCGCCCCCCTCGACGGAACAACGCAAACTCCCCACGCCCGAGGAGTTCACCGAGGTGCAGGAGAGCGCTGAGTTCGGTGAACTGCGCCGCTCCTACCGCTCCTTCGCCTTCCCGCTGACCGTCGCCTTCATCGCCTGGTACCTGCTGTACGTCCTGCTCTCCAACTACGCGGGCGACTTCATGGGCGCCAAGCTGTTCGGCAACATCAACGTCGCCTTCGTCTTCGGCGTCCTGCAGTTCGTCACCACCTTCCTCATCGCCTGGTGGTACTCCCGGCACGCCGCCGCCGAGCTCGACCCCAAGGCCGAGGCCATCAAGACCCGTATGGAGGGCGGCGCATGA
- a CDS encoding S8 family serine peptidase, which yields MAHLRSRRRLALAVPVALSLTASLGFLPAAASAAPQTAPAAERAADASALAYVVNTAVDRRTIASVEKAVAAAGGTVVVTYDRIGVIVAHSANPDFGKEIRKARGVQSAGATRTAPLTPAGTTEEGAADYLTAAEAARTRAASAATPGSEPLEADQWDLRAIGADRAARINPGSDKVTVAVIDTGVDDTHPDLAPNFSASQSANCAGGVADTSEGAWRPYTPADYHGTHVAGEIAAARNGVGVAGVAPGVKVSGIQVTDPHNGLFYAESVVCAFVFAADHGVEITNNSYYVDPWLYNCMDDPDQRAIVDAVNRAQLYARKKGTLNVAAAGNSSHDLASDAIVDDSSPNDTTPVTRTIDPSECLDVPTQLPGVVTVSATGVHNLKSYYSTYGNGVVDVAAPGGDRRYQLPDTPSKDGRILSTMPNGEYAFLQGTSMASPHAAGVAALLKSKHPWATPAQLQALLKAQADNPGCPESYDQDGDGAQDATCEGGSRVNGFYGFGVVNALRAVK from the coding sequence ATGGCTCATCTGCGTTCCAGACGCCGGCTCGCCCTCGCCGTGCCCGTCGCGCTGTCCCTGACCGCGTCGCTCGGCTTCCTGCCGGCGGCGGCCTCGGCGGCCCCGCAGACGGCGCCGGCGGCCGAGCGGGCGGCGGACGCGTCCGCCCTGGCGTACGTCGTCAACACCGCGGTGGACCGCCGCACGATCGCGTCGGTGGAGAAGGCGGTCGCCGCGGCCGGCGGGACCGTCGTGGTCACGTACGACAGGATCGGCGTGATCGTCGCCCACTCGGCGAACCCGGACTTCGGCAAGGAGATACGGAAGGCACGCGGCGTGCAGTCCGCCGGCGCCACCCGCACCGCGCCGCTGACCCCCGCCGGGACGACCGAGGAGGGCGCCGCCGACTACCTGACGGCGGCCGAGGCGGCGCGGACGAGGGCCGCCTCCGCCGCGACCCCCGGCAGCGAGCCGCTCGAGGCGGACCAGTGGGACCTGCGGGCGATCGGTGCCGACCGGGCCGCGCGGATCAACCCCGGCAGCGACAAGGTGACCGTCGCCGTGATCGACACCGGCGTCGACGACACCCACCCGGACCTCGCCCCGAACTTCTCCGCGTCCCAGTCCGCCAACTGCGCGGGCGGCGTCGCGGACACCAGCGAGGGCGCCTGGCGGCCGTACACCCCCGCCGACTACCACGGCACCCATGTGGCGGGTGAGATCGCCGCCGCCCGCAACGGCGTCGGGGTGGCCGGCGTCGCGCCCGGGGTGAAGGTCTCCGGCATCCAGGTGACCGACCCGCACAACGGCCTCTTCTACGCGGAGAGCGTCGTGTGCGCCTTCGTGTTCGCCGCCGACCACGGCGTGGAGATCACGAACAACAGCTACTACGTGGACCCGTGGCTGTACAACTGCATGGACGACCCGGACCAGAGGGCCATCGTCGACGCGGTCAACCGGGCCCAGCTGTACGCCCGGAAGAAGGGCACGCTGAACGTCGCGGCGGCCGGCAACTCCAGCCACGACCTGGCCTCCGACGCGATCGTCGACGACTCCAGCCCCAACGACACCACGCCGGTGACGCGGACCATCGACCCGAGCGAGTGCCTCGACGTGCCGACCCAGCTCCCGGGCGTCGTCACGGTCAGCGCGACGGGCGTCCACAACCTCAAGTCGTACTACTCCACGTACGGCAACGGCGTCGTCGACGTCGCGGCGCCGGGCGGCGACCGCCGCTACCAGCTGCCGGACACGCCGTCGAAGGACGGGCGCATCCTGTCCACCATGCCGAACGGCGAGTACGCCTTCCTGCAGGGCACCTCGATGGCCTCGCCGCACGCCGCCGGTGTGGCCGCGCTGCTGAAGTCCAAGCACCCGTGGGCGACCCCGGCCCAGCTGCAGGCGCTGCTGAAGGCGCAGGCGGACAACCCCGGCTGCCCGGAGTCCTACGACCAGGACGGTGACGGCGCGCAGGACGCGACGTGCGAGGGCGGCAGCCGGGTCAACGGCTTCTACGGCTTCGGCGTCGTCAACGCGCTGCGCGCCGTCAAGTGA
- a CDS encoding S8 family serine peptidase: MTVSHPRHRRAVAIPAGMAVATALAFLPNTAAAAAPAAGAPAVSADATPLSYVVNVRGGHGASAHVKKAIGEAGGTVVTSYDKIGVIVVHSSNPDFAKTVRKVRGVQSAGATRTAPLPSASTADMGTPKVLSAAEVAGAEAAEGQDPLQGLQWDLPAIKADRAHEKSLGSAEVTVAVIDTGVDDTHPDIAPNFDRAASVNCVSGKPDTSEGAWRPGPSESAHGTHVAGEIAAAKNGVGMTGVAPGVKVSGIKVSNPDGFFYTEAVVCGFMWAAEHGVDVTNNSYYTDPWYFNCTDDPDQKALVEAVTRASRYAERKGAVNVAAAGNENYDLAADEITDPVSPNDSTPSERVIDPSECFDIPTQLPGVVTVAATGAKGLKSSFSNYGRGVVDIAAPGGDSTAYQKPEAPATSGLILGTLPGGKWGYMAGTSMASPHVAGVAALIRSTHPHASPALVKALLYAQADATACTDPYDIDGDGKVDAVCEGPKNRNGFYGWGMTDALDAVTR; this comes from the coding sequence ATGACTGTGTCCCACCCGCGCCACCGCCGTGCGGTCGCGATCCCGGCCGGGATGGCCGTGGCCACGGCGCTCGCGTTCCTGCCGAACACCGCGGCCGCGGCCGCGCCGGCCGCCGGCGCGCCGGCCGTGTCCGCCGACGCGACCCCGCTCAGCTACGTCGTCAACGTCCGTGGCGGTCACGGCGCGTCGGCGCACGTGAAGAAGGCGATCGGCGAGGCCGGCGGCACCGTCGTGACGTCGTACGACAAGATCGGCGTCATCGTCGTCCACTCCTCGAACCCCGACTTCGCGAAGACCGTCCGGAAGGTGCGCGGGGTGCAGTCGGCCGGCGCCACCCGCACCGCGCCGCTGCCGTCGGCGTCCACCGCCGACATGGGCACCCCGAAGGTGCTCAGCGCGGCGGAGGTCGCCGGGGCCGAGGCCGCCGAGGGACAGGACCCGCTCCAGGGGCTGCAGTGGGACCTGCCCGCCATCAAGGCGGACCGGGCGCACGAGAAGTCGCTGGGCAGCGCGGAGGTCACCGTCGCCGTCATCGACACCGGCGTGGACGACACCCACCCCGACATCGCGCCCAACTTCGACCGGGCCGCGTCGGTCAACTGCGTGTCGGGCAAGCCGGACACGAGCGAGGGCGCCTGGCGGCCCGGACCGTCGGAGAGCGCGCACGGCACGCACGTCGCCGGCGAGATCGCCGCCGCCAAGAACGGCGTCGGCATGACCGGCGTCGCGCCCGGCGTGAAGGTCTCGGGCATCAAGGTGTCCAACCCGGACGGCTTCTTCTACACCGAGGCCGTGGTGTGCGGCTTCATGTGGGCGGCCGAGCACGGGGTCGACGTCACCAACAACAGCTATTACACCGACCCCTGGTACTTCAACTGCACCGACGACCCGGACCAGAAGGCGCTCGTCGAGGCCGTCACCCGGGCCTCGCGGTACGCGGAGCGCAAGGGCGCGGTCAACGTGGCCGCGGCCGGCAACGAGAACTACGACCTCGCGGCCGACGAGATCACCGACCCGGTCTCCCCGAACGACTCCACCCCGTCGGAGCGGGTGATCGACCCGTCCGAGTGCTTCGACATACCGACCCAGCTGCCGGGTGTCGTGACGGTCGCGGCGACCGGCGCCAAGGGGCTGAAGTCGTCCTTCTCCAACTACGGCCGGGGTGTCGTCGACATCGCCGCGCCCGGCGGTGACTCGACGGCGTACCAGAAGCCGGAGGCCCCCGCCACCAGTGGTCTGATCCTGGGCACGCTGCCCGGCGGCAAGTGGGGCTACATGGCGGGCACGTCGATGGCGTCCCCGCACGTCGCGGGCGTCGCCGCGCTGATCAGGTCGACGCACCCGCACGCCTCGCCGGCGCTGGTGAAGGCCCTGCTGTACGCGCAGGCCGACGCCACCGCGTGCACGGACCCGTACGACATCGACGGCGACGGCAAGGTCGACGCGGTGTGCGAGGGCCCGAAGAACCGCAACGGTTTCTACGGCTGGGGCATGACCGACGCGCTGGACGCGGTGACGCGGTAG
- a CDS encoding CoA transferase: protein MTDIASAWSALGGDPALLVRVSAVERPGALRARLPVREAARACVGACALAAAELGARRAGLAAVPAVRVDDGAVATAFAGERHLRVGGRAPVAFAPLSRLWRTADGWVRTHANYPHHRARLLTALGVPDRPEAVAAALAERSARETEEAVHAAGGLAVALRTPEEWAAHAQGAAVGGHPLVERDRLDSARTRVGPRAGRDPLLPAAGLRVLDLTRVLAGPVATRTLALLGADVLRVDAPWLPELPDQHADTGFGKRSARLDLRTGRDTLEELLAAADVVVTGYRPGALDRFGLTAEALAERRPGVVVARLSAWGADGPWGGRRGFDSLVQVATGIAAFEGSARRPGALPVQALDHGTGYLLAAGVLRALTEQMDEGGSRIVRVALARTAGWLLEGAVPASAGADGVSGGPVSEVPADAWLAERDSPLGTLRYALSPVSFAGGPDDWARPPGPWGADPARWE, encoded by the coding sequence ATGACTGATATCGCTTCCGCCTGGTCCGCGCTGGGCGGCGATCCCGCCCTCCTGGTGCGCGTGTCGGCCGTCGAACGGCCCGGTGCGCTCCGGGCGCGCCTGCCGGTGCGGGAGGCGGCGCGCGCCTGTGTGGGCGCGTGCGCGCTGGCCGCCGCGGAGCTGGGGGCGCGGCGGGCCGGACTCGCCGCCGTACCGGCGGTGCGGGTGGACGACGGCGCCGTGGCGACGGCGTTCGCCGGCGAGCGGCACCTGCGGGTGGGCGGACGGGCGCCGGTCGCCTTCGCGCCGCTGTCGCGGCTGTGGCGCACGGCCGACGGGTGGGTGCGCACCCACGCCAACTACCCGCACCACCGGGCCCGGCTGCTCACCGCGCTGGGCGTGCCGGACCGTCCGGAGGCGGTGGCGGCGGCGCTCGCCGAGCGGTCGGCGCGGGAGACCGAGGAGGCCGTGCACGCGGCCGGGGGCCTCGCCGTCGCCCTGCGCACGCCCGAGGAGTGGGCGGCGCACGCACAGGGCGCGGCGGTGGGCGGACACCCCCTGGTGGAGCGGGACCGGCTGGATTCCGCCCGCACGCGGGTGGGCCCGCGCGCGGGCCGGGACCCGCTGCTGCCCGCCGCCGGGCTGCGGGTGCTGGACCTCACCCGGGTCCTCGCGGGGCCGGTCGCCACCCGCACGCTCGCGCTGCTCGGCGCGGACGTGCTGCGGGTGGACGCCCCGTGGCTGCCCGAACTCCCCGACCAGCACGCCGACACGGGCTTCGGGAAGCGGTCGGCGCGGCTGGACCTGCGGACCGGCCGGGACACCCTCGAGGAACTGCTCGCGGCGGCGGACGTGGTGGTCACCGGGTACCGGCCGGGCGCGCTGGACCGCTTCGGGCTGACCGCCGAGGCCCTGGCCGAGCGCCGGCCCGGCGTGGTGGTGGCCCGGCTGTCGGCCTGGGGCGCCGACGGGCCGTGGGGCGGCCGTCGCGGCTTCGACAGCCTGGTCCAGGTGGCCACGGGGATCGCGGCGTTCGAGGGTTCGGCCCGGCGGCCGGGCGCGCTGCCGGTCCAGGCGCTCGACCACGGCACCGGTTATCTGCTGGCGGCCGGGGTGCTGCGGGCGCTCACCGAGCAGATGGACGAGGGCGGCAGCAGGATCGTCCGGGTGGCGCTGGCGAGGACCGCGGGGTGGCTGCTCGAAGGAGCCGTGCCCGCGTCCGCGGGGGCTGACGGTGTCTCGGGCGGGCCGGTGTCCGAGGTGCCCGCCGACGCCTGGCTCGCGGAGCGGGACAGCCCTCTGGGGACGCTGCGGTACGCGTTGTCCCCGGTGTCGTTCGCCGGCGGTCCGGACGACTGGGCACGGCCGCCCGGGCCGTGGGGGGCCGACCCGGCGCGCTGGGAGTGA
- a CDS encoding CopD family protein — protein sequence MTNPRPGATGARRGAGRPGAGRSVAVIALVALAALIPLLGPAPALHGTGEADAPGTGGIALLRTVLFAALAVPVGELFVGRLIRSVPGAPAAVPRSRSVAACAVGFVAALGLASVVATGNLVPDGLADVDVGGLYATRDGKLALLEVNAFLAAGLCAASGRPGTQVWPLAAVVVAEALRAHPTTEYSPLVGSGLTLVHLICSSLWAGGLLYVLRTLRLWRGAEAGGALLGRYARAAAVLLVAVTATGVCSSLRRMPPETVLEQLTDTAYGRVLLAKVILVAGVAVLALWARIRLARAADPLTAATPARAEVWTLGVVVAASGLLTALPVPIRW from the coding sequence GTGACGAATCCCAGGCCCGGGGCGACCGGTGCGCGCAGGGGCGCCGGGCGTCCCGGCGCCGGCCGGTCCGTCGCCGTGATCGCGCTGGTGGCACTGGCCGCGCTGATACCGCTCCTCGGCCCGGCCCCCGCGCTGCACGGCACCGGGGAGGCCGACGCGCCCGGCACCGGCGGCATCGCCCTGCTGCGCACGGTGCTGTTCGCGGCGCTGGCCGTACCCGTCGGCGAGCTGTTCGTCGGCCGGCTGATCCGCTCCGTGCCCGGCGCTCCCGCGGCCGTGCCCCGCAGCCGGTCCGTCGCGGCGTGCGCCGTCGGCTTCGTGGCCGCCCTCGGACTCGCCTCCGTGGTGGCCACCGGCAACCTGGTCCCCGACGGCCTGGCCGACGTCGACGTCGGCGGCCTGTACGCGACCCGGGACGGCAAGCTCGCCCTCCTGGAGGTCAACGCGTTCCTGGCGGCGGGCCTGTGCGCCGCGTCCGGCCGTCCGGGCACCCAGGTCTGGCCGCTGGCCGCGGTGGTGGTCGCGGAGGCCCTGCGCGCGCATCCGACGACCGAGTACAGCCCGCTGGTCGGCTCCGGGCTGACGCTGGTGCACCTGATCTGCTCGTCGCTGTGGGCGGGCGGCCTGCTGTACGTGCTGCGCACCCTGCGGCTGTGGCGGGGCGCGGAGGCGGGCGGCGCGCTGCTGGGGCGCTACGCGCGCGCGGCGGCCGTGCTGCTCGTCGCCGTCACCGCGACGGGGGTGTGCAGTTCGCTGCGCAGGATGCCGCCGGAGACGGTCCTGGAGCAGCTGACGGACACGGCGTACGGGCGTGTCCTGCTCGCCAAGGTGATCCTGGTGGCCGGTGTCGCCGTCCTCGCCCTGTGGGCCCGGATCCGGCTGGCCCGCGCGGCCGACCCGCTGACCGCCGCCACCCCCGCGCGGGCGGAGGTGTGGACGCTGGGCGTGGTGGTCGCCGCGTCGGGTCTGCTGACCGCTCTGCCGGTGCCGATCCGCTGGTGA
- a CDS encoding DEDDh family exonuclease — MLEDLTTAASSPTAWPAAYPRGYAVVDVETTGLARDDRIISAAVYRLDARGEVEDHWYTVVNPERDPGPVWIHGLTSEVLEGAPLFRDVAEEFAARLQDRVLVAHNAVFDWQMIAREYARARSEAPVRQRLCTIALSKELGLPLPNHKLESLAAHFGVVQRRAHHALDDARVLAEAFRPSLRAAAASGVRLPLHECRPLTEWADRPRTGQQAGSGGYRPTGWRPSRRRPACPYPNPGRYEPGGRLRQGMRVAFSGDTSVERELLEDRATEAGLHVATSLSRLTSLLVTNDPDSGTSKVVKARQYGTPIVDEAAFGQLLGDVEPASDG; from the coding sequence ATGCTCGAAGACCTCACGACCGCAGCGTCCTCCCCCACCGCGTGGCCGGCCGCGTATCCGCGGGGGTACGCGGTCGTCGACGTGGAGACCACGGGGCTGGCCCGCGACGACCGCATCATCTCCGCGGCCGTCTACCGGCTGGACGCGCGCGGTGAGGTCGAGGACCACTGGTACACGGTGGTCAACCCGGAGCGGGATCCGGGCCCGGTCTGGATCCACGGCCTGACCAGCGAGGTGCTGGAGGGGGCGCCCCTCTTCCGGGACGTCGCCGAGGAGTTCGCGGCCCGGCTGCAGGACCGGGTGCTCGTCGCGCACAACGCCGTCTTCGACTGGCAGATGATCGCCCGGGAGTACGCCCGCGCCCGGAGCGAGGCGCCGGTCAGGCAGCGGCTGTGCACCATCGCCCTCTCGAAGGAGCTGGGGCTCCCGCTGCCCAACCACAAGCTGGAGTCGCTCGCCGCGCACTTCGGTGTCGTCCAGCGGCGGGCGCACCACGCGCTGGACGACGCGCGCGTGCTGGCGGAGGCGTTCCGGCCCAGTCTGCGGGCCGCGGCGGCGAGCGGTGTGCGGCTGCCGCTGCACGAGTGCCGGCCGCTGACGGAGTGGGCGGACCGGCCCCGCACCGGGCAGCAGGCGGGGTCCGGCGGGTACCGGCCGACCGGTTGGCGCCCGTCCCGCAGGAGGCCCGCCTGCCCCTACCCCAACCCGGGGCGGTACGAACCGGGCGGGCGGCTCAGGCAGGGCATGCGGGTGGCCTTCTCCGGCGACACCTCCGTCGAGCGGGAGCTGCTGGAGGACCGCGCGACCGAGGCCGGGCTGCACGTCGCCACCAGCCTGTCCCGGCTCACCAGCCTCCTCGTCACCAACGACCCGGACTCGGGCACCTCCAAGGTGGTCAAGGCCCGGCAGTACGGCACGCCGATCGTCGACGAGGCCGCGTTCGGTCAGCTGCTCGGGGACGTCGAACCCGCTTCGGACGGCTGA